AAAGAAGAttgaagtagtagtagtaaaccACAAGAAAGACCACTGTATATAGAGTAATAAATTAGTGAACGACAATGCTGAGGCAGTTAGAAACTTCAACAGGGCCCTAGCTGTCTATCATGTATTTCATGAACCACTGCAAGAAAGCCCAAGTGCAACCCACCAAATTTCAGAATGTAAGAGAtctttgattaaaaaaaaacgccTGTAACTGACAGAATGCACTGTTCAATATTACTGAAAGTTTATACTGCCCAAATCATCCTTGTTTATTTCTCTAAGACACTACCCCAAGATTAGATAAACAGGAAGAACAGACCACATGTATTCGCTTGGTCAGCTAATTGAAGCCACACTCTGATGACCAGGAGAAAATAAAAGAGTGGTCTGATTAGTGATTATGTGTTAGTACCATGGTCGATTGGAGCAGTTAATCGTACAAAATCTATGTTAATGGAATAAGCAGGCTCATATTGGCTTGACCATAAACAAATACTCATTCCGATATCATTCCAACAACTTGTGCCTTTCAAGACATGcattaaaaactgaaaataactTAATAATGTCCTTTCAAAATAAGGCACAGACTTTTTCTTAGAGCAACAGCTATTCTACTGCACTGTAGTACTGTGATGGATTCAAGCCTAGGTTCTGTTCACCCTCAATGTTGCATACAGATACAGTTTCATTATCATGAGTAAAATTGATGGGCAAACAAACAGGGAAAACAataatttccttcatttatcTATTTACCAATTAACCACAGATTGAACAGACCTTTAAGTGACTGAATCACAGTACCCTAAGCCACTGATGTAGGCCTTGGTCATAGAATATAATTCATATTGTCACTGACCTAAGCCAGCTAAACTAACGTTAGGCATAACTATGTTAGGCCTTGGCAGCCACAGGCTTGCCTAATTCCTGCTTGATCACTTACACGATTGAGTGAACAACCTTCGATTGAGTCCAAATTAGCCTAGGCTACATGCCTACGAAAACTTTCGCTTTCTATAATAAGTATGTACAACTACAACGTACACTGGCCCAAATAGGCATCGCGCTTAGGGTCGATATGATGAAGCATTCTGGCGGCGTTCGATTACTAAGTATAATCTTATCAGAAGGCAAACAATGATATTGACACTGTGATAAAGGACACTTAATTTCCCAAATATTTACTGGTGAATGGGGTGAATGTTCGACTAACTCACGTATCCTTCATTATTTGAGTACGTACCAGTCCAAATTCCTTTGGCGATTACCTTCATCGCCTTGTACATCTCCTCCTCCAGCACGGCCCTCGCCATCGTTCTCGTCACCGGAATCATCCGTTTCTGGCTCGTACATGTAAGGCTGGATATCTCCGCCGCCAGGTAAATATTGTTGATCGGCGATATTCTCACCATCATTCTCGCTACTTTCGTCAGTATCTGAGCTCTCTACTTCGATACTGAGAGGAAAATATGGCACTGTCATGTTTGTTTTCGGTAAAGATGTCTGGTAATAGCGTGAATTCGTCCAGTAAAATATACTGCGCAGAAGTGACAACTTCATCGACGTTCTGCGCTACAATACCGTACGTCATCAAAAATGAATACGAAATTAGCTGGCATTCGATGGCCTGATATGAGCGGTTATATTTCACCAATTTTGAATCTGAAGGATTTTTCTGTCGAAAACCATCGAAGTCGATTTGGGATAATTGTTGTACGTTATAAAGAGTTCAGTAGAGTTTCGTTTTCCGTGTCACATGTCCTTTAACTAATTTCTTgacaaaaattataccaaatgATATTTGCGAGAAACCGAAACAGCCAGGGCGGTCAAGTTAAACCAAAATATAGAAAACACAAGAACTGTCTTCATAAATTCGCACAGGGAAGGCTATATGTAATAGAGGGCGCAATATCACATTTGTAACCAAAATAAATACCCGCAGGCCCCattgtaaaatgtataaaatctAGTCTGTCGAAGAGCTGTATCGGGGTCGGGGTTGAGGAAACCTCGgtatatatgcattttttttactgtagtTATTGTGGCATATTTATCATAGAGCTCGTTGTACCTGGTATGTATGTTCTCTcgtcacaaaacaaatagaaaacagctttttgacagattttgattcaatttatttatttatttcttactaaAGTAGTAAAATCCACTAACATTGTAGACTATGATATAgactaaacatgttttttctcaACCAAACGAATGTTATAACGTGgaaaattatgaaaggtttCAAGTTACTCTTAACATTTCTCATCTACTGATTTGAACAGTTTATacgtacattaaaaaaaaaaaaaaatggtcgaATCGAATGCATTTATTTTTTGCTGATTAACCTCTGCTTCGCAGAAAAATCTAGTTGCAGGGCGCGATCCAAAGTAGGTGTGTAACCCCCTtttttgtacccccccccccgaaaatttaaaattgcttATAGGCTTATATACTAACACAACCTTGTGTATAGACCTTTTCATAGACCTAACTTATAACCTAATATGCCCCAGACTACAACATTTCACACATCCCCTAGCTGAGGGGGTGGCTAGAAGAACCCCATTTCCATATACCCTTccttttataatcttcttgtaaAATTTGGTTCGATTAATACTCGCTAGGTTTGTTAAAATTGCCGACCAAATGCAAAATACTATTTGAAAGAAAGAGAGTAGAGAGCAAACGCCTTGTTGAAACGCCCATGAATACATGGCACTGCCGTGTAACAGGTTTTTAGGGGCACTGTCTAACATCTGTGTTAATATGCGGCTCTGTTTGTGTGAGtctaaagctgcattttgcgttagaaattacattttttttttactttcgaaATTGGCTTCGGAATCCAATGCTATATTTTCATCGCACTGGGAGGGAGAACTTCGGGGTCCAATGTGCAGCTCATACTTTGAGGGAcctaatggtatatatatatatatatatatatatatatatatatatatatatatatatatatatatatatatatatatatgtgtgtgtgtgtgtgtgtgtatatttatatagtaaacAAGGAAAACTTTGACAATATTATAAGCGCACATTTTCAGTTATTCAGTGTTGTTTGAAAAATGGTGAATGTGCCATCGGGCCTTTAACCTGTTACCTATCAGTATCTGTCAGTGTGATGTCTATAGCATATATTCTAACTATATTTCAAAGTGCGTTGCTATTTACGATTGTACTTTTAATAACACAATTTAGGGCCTGTTATTTTAAGGACGCACAGCGATcactatatttctatatataactCAATTGAGagagatatatgtatatttatgtctCCAATTTAAGTGCGCCCTGCGTCACAGGTATGGACTCCCCAGTTTTGATTGAGGTTGGGAAATTAATAGCGGAAACGACCAATCAAATTGTTCACTTCGATAAACGTCATTGCTCACATGACCGCGTATTTATGCTATACGGTACCTCTTAACAGTATAACATTGCTTGGttactatatatttaaaaaataattagcGGCGTGACTATCAATGGGAGACTGAAAGTTGGTTTTTGTTGGGTtcggtggggatgggggagggggtcgggagGAGAGGGATGGGAAGTGAA
This window of the Apostichopus japonicus isolate 1M-3 chromosome 9, ASM3797524v1, whole genome shotgun sequence genome carries:
- the LOC139973743 gene encoding uncharacterized protein isoform X2, with amino-acid sequence MKLSLLRSIFYWTNSRYYQTSLPKTNMTVPYFPLSIEVESSDTDESSENDGENIADQQYLPGGGDIQPYMYEPETDDSGDENDGEGRAGGGDVQGDEGNRQRNLDWCTCGHCAIMTTARECRCCTEIDQVKVVMEEEGVGCITTHPGFHAVCLDRKYRHVAYRQLVRFCWQFLGKDVRVILPACAVLKIRDTFPSDNYEGFRLPRL